From the genome of Turicibacter faecis, one region includes:
- a CDS encoding YidC/Oxa1 family membrane protein insertase, whose amino-acid sequence MKKKLSLVLCFVLVAGLLSGCAISSEPITTETASGLWDKVFVLPLASFITLLYKLLSNNLGFAIILATAIVRLVLMPLYAKSNKSMAVMQEIQPQMQRIQKKYENKKDQASQVKMQQEMMELYKKYNYNPMAGCLLPFLQMPVFLAFYQAISRHPLIHNAAAAEFFGINLGATATVPNYILAFVVAGLTVYSQRLMNKSMAASMNGQQNQTNNMMMKIMTYYFPFAMFSITIGTPFAFGLYFLTGSIMTIIQSLIFKRPNAKK is encoded by the coding sequence TTGAAAAAGAAGTTAAGTTTAGTATTATGTTTTGTGCTAGTCGCCGGACTATTATCTGGGTGTGCTATCTCATCAGAACCCATCACAACAGAAACGGCATCGGGATTATGGGATAAGGTATTCGTCTTACCGCTTGCTAGCTTTATTACCTTACTCTATAAGTTATTATCTAACAACTTAGGATTCGCTATTATCTTAGCAACAGCTATTGTACGTTTAGTCTTAATGCCACTTTATGCAAAGTCAAATAAATCAATGGCTGTCATGCAAGAAATTCAGCCGCAAATGCAACGCATTCAAAAGAAATATGAAAATAAAAAGGATCAAGCTTCACAAGTCAAAATGCAGCAAGAAATGATGGAGCTTTATAAAAAATATAATTATAACCCAATGGCAGGATGCTTACTTCCATTCTTACAAATGCCAGTTTTCTTAGCATTCTATCAAGCTATTTCTCGTCATCCACTCATTCATAACGCTGCTGCTGCTGAATTCTTTGGAATCAACTTAGGGGCTACTGCAACAGTACCAAATTATATCTTAGCCTTTGTTGTAGCGGGATTAACAGTTTATTCACAACGTTTAATGAATAAGAGCATGGCTGCTAGTATGAATGGTCAACAAAATCAAACAAATAATATGATGATGAAAATTATGACTTACTATTTTCCATTTGCCATGTTCTCTATTACAATCGGAACACCATTTGCATTTGGTCTTTATTTCTTAACAGGATCAATTATGACAATTATTCAATCTTTAATCTTCAAGCGTCCAAATGCCAAAAAATAA
- a CDS encoding DUF7309 domain-containing protein, with product MKATELKMNSLYRTVELFKDLKPWEVISEYQLFAIEDPVTHVMGFCSIQGKNTARVGLKVYMGLEGLRHYNEGLELDDSQSSIQSTGNILSKETCLSVIFNQDDTQFYDCQYGVVNRSISNEWQVNFLETVLNQVLELVNLIKETPSFSLEENQILMRLKDPAGRWKTLKVSLATFLKQLNEEEVPYQNELEAYRISKLPQTNLVFEVTQFLMPRIMEDSHESRGYAPLVTVILEQETKQLIFVEMSSPSRENQEQILSQVAKTLLHELEFRPKAFVTDCDAVMRQFKDFAGQTKINLLRVQELKVANQFADDLMMVDRQLSTFVKEDEFEREIDVVLSTSKEICQRILSSDVLSRELTDKGKNQFENIVELFHVVMLGHFHELPDHWSIENVELACKEVLPSLLGEEELQLVPEVLSHYLNIVGEAEKNSNYEIIEQCVRRCYL from the coding sequence ATGAAGGCAACTGAATTAAAAATGAATTCTTTATATCGTACAGTGGAATTATTTAAAGATTTAAAACCGTGGGAGGTTATTAGCGAATATCAGTTATTTGCGATTGAGGATCCGGTGACACATGTAATGGGATTTTGTTCTATTCAAGGAAAAAATACTGCTAGGGTAGGATTAAAGGTTTATATGGGGCTAGAGGGATTACGTCATTATAATGAGGGACTTGAATTAGATGACTCGCAATCCTCAATACAGAGTACAGGGAATATTTTATCGAAGGAAACATGCCTATCTGTGATTTTTAACCAAGATGATACTCAATTTTATGATTGTCAATATGGGGTTGTTAATCGCAGTATCAGTAATGAGTGGCAAGTAAATTTTCTAGAAACAGTCTTAAATCAAGTTTTAGAGTTAGTTAATTTAATTAAGGAAACGCCCTCATTTTCATTAGAAGAGAATCAAATTCTCATGAGATTAAAGGATCCAGCAGGACGATGGAAAACTTTAAAAGTTTCCCTAGCAACCTTTTTGAAGCAATTAAACGAAGAAGAGGTACCTTATCAAAATGAATTGGAGGCTTATCGTATTTCGAAGTTACCGCAAACCAATTTAGTATTTGAGGTTACTCAGTTTTTGATGCCACGTATAATGGAAGACTCTCACGAATCTCGCGGTTACGCTCCGCTGGTGACAGTCATTTTAGAACAGGAAACTAAACAGTTAATTTTTGTTGAAATGTCCTCACCTAGTCGGGAAAATCAAGAGCAAATTTTATCACAGGTCGCTAAAACGCTACTTCATGAATTAGAGTTTAGGCCAAAAGCTTTCGTTACCGATTGTGATGCAGTCATGAGGCAATTTAAAGATTTTGCGGGTCAAACGAAGATTAATTTATTACGCGTTCAAGAGTTAAAAGTGGCAAATCAGTTTGCTGATGATTTAATGATGGTGGACCGTCAACTATCTACATTTGTGAAAGAAGATGAATTTGAGCGAGAAATAGACGTGGTTTTATCAACAAGTAAAGAAATCTGTCAACGTATTTTATCGAGTGATGTATTAAGTCGTGAATTAACAGATAAAGGAAAAAATCAATTTGAAAATATTGTAGAGTTATTTCATGTCGTCATGTTAGGGCATTTTCATGAGTTGCCAGACCATTGGAGTATAGAAAATGTAGAGCTTGCTTGTAAAGAGGTGCTGCCTAGTTTATTAGGGGAAGAGGAGCTTCAACTCGTTCCTGAAGTTTTGTCACATTACTTGAATATTGTAGGAGAAGCCGAAAAAAATTCTAATTATGAAATCATTGAGCAATGTGTTAGACGATGCTATTTATAA